The Rhodocytophaga rosea genome has a segment encoding these proteins:
- a CDS encoding DUF4293 domain-containing protein, giving the protein MIQRVQSIFLFVLGACMILSLLFTSWQKINATTSEQITLNAFYLTHVKNGEVISSKPVYYIAILAIVSALVAFYSITRFKNRLLQIKLGALNSLLMAGVLGLHLYISRDAETLFAEPQYGSYSMGLYLPIAAMICNILANRFIRRDENLVRSADRMR; this is encoded by the coding sequence ATGATACAAAGAGTGCAGTCTATTTTTCTGTTTGTGCTGGGAGCCTGTATGATTCTGAGTTTGTTGTTTACAAGCTGGCAGAAAATCAATGCTACCACCAGCGAACAGATTACCTTAAATGCTTTTTACCTGACGCATGTGAAGAATGGAGAGGTGATCAGTTCTAAACCGGTGTATTATATTGCGATTCTGGCGATAGTTTCTGCTCTGGTGGCTTTTTATTCTATTACCAGATTTAAAAACAGACTATTACAAATAAAATTAGGTGCATTGAATTCTCTCCTAATGGCTGGTGTACTGGGTTTGCATCTGTACATTTCCAGGGATGCCGAAACCTTATTTGCCGAACCTCAATACGGTTCTTATTCCATGGGATTGTACTTACCAATAGCCGCTATGATCTGTAATATTCTGGCTAACCGCTTTATCCGCCGCGACGAAAACCTGGTGCGCTCTGCCGACCGCATGCGGTAG
- a CDS encoding universal stress protein: MKNILVPTDFSQQANNALTVACAIARKSGSNIHLLHVLDVSLGGGFNFSTMGEPSGYTTMDQVYVLQLRDITSQRLAELAQKNSGDGFTILPEVQVGNIFSTVTAYVKEHDIDLIVMGTKGSSGIEEFFVGSNTEKIVRRAACPVLSVKNVLPGFSIRNIAFASNFEKDQLIAVSKLKRFQELFDAQLHLVYINVPNYFVNSRAIRIRMNEFVQKYQLTNYNFAVYDDNTEEDGIIHFAEEIHADIIAVATHGRTGLAHLLSGSIAEDIVNHANRPVLTFNLREFIEQPG, translated from the coding sequence ATGAAAAATATACTGGTGCCTACAGATTTTTCGCAGCAAGCCAACAATGCATTAACCGTAGCTTGTGCCATTGCCCGCAAAAGCGGCAGCAACATTCATTTGTTACATGTATTAGATGTTTCCTTAGGAGGTGGATTTAATTTTAGTACCATGGGTGAACCCAGCGGGTATACTACGATGGACCAGGTTTATGTTTTGCAACTGAGAGATATTACCAGTCAGCGTCTGGCAGAATTAGCTCAGAAAAATAGCGGCGATGGCTTTACAATTTTGCCTGAGGTACAAGTTGGAAATATATTCAGCACGGTTACTGCCTATGTAAAAGAACACGATATTGATCTGATTGTGATGGGTACCAAAGGTTCAAGCGGGATTGAAGAGTTCTTTGTAGGATCTAATACTGAAAAAATCGTACGCAGGGCAGCTTGTCCGGTGCTGAGTGTAAAAAATGTATTACCTGGTTTTTCTATCCGGAACATTGCATTTGCATCTAATTTTGAAAAAGATCAGCTCATTGCAGTGAGTAAGTTAAAGCGGTTTCAGGAATTATTTGATGCACAGTTACACCTGGTATATATCAATGTGCCCAATTATTTTGTAAACTCCCGGGCGATCCGTATCCGCATGAATGAGTTTGTTCAGAAATACCAGCTAACAAATTATAATTTCGCAGTATATGATGATAATACCGAAGAAGATGGCATCATTCACTTTGCAGAAGAGATCCATGCAGACATTATTGCGGTAGCTACGCATGGACGAACCGGACTAGCCCATTTACTGAGTGGAAGTATTGCCGAAGATATTGTCAATCATGCCAACCGCCCGGTGCTTACCTTTAATCTGAGGGAGTTTATTGAGCAGCCTGGTTAA
- a CDS encoding OmpH family outer membrane protein, which produces MNRYIKMGVAAFFCLQIVSGCSEKTAKKGDTTEATGASGSSSLFGKNTEEKVDDFLSDYVKDLRAAMDEADDQKAISKLKDMKAEFEPRAAELKAEVEEWEKSLSESDKEALEKKMENKPYIKELITLGFTAAGRFNKTPELQQAFEDLNSSMDFGDFNDEGDEIEDEGEVEEIPEEESSN; this is translated from the coding sequence ATGAACCGATATATTAAAATGGGAGTGGCAGCCTTTTTCTGCCTGCAAATCGTAAGTGGATGTTCTGAGAAAACCGCTAAAAAGGGAGATACCACAGAAGCTACAGGCGCATCCGGAAGCAGTTCGTTATTTGGTAAGAATACTGAAGAAAAAGTAGATGATTTTCTGAGTGATTATGTAAAAGACCTGAGGGCTGCTATGGATGAAGCAGATGATCAGAAAGCTATATCCAAGCTCAAAGATATGAAAGCGGAATTTGAACCCAGAGCTGCTGAACTGAAAGCTGAGGTAGAAGAGTGGGAGAAATCTCTGTCAGAATCTGATAAAGAAGCATTAGAAAAGAAGATGGAAAATAAACCCTATATCAAAGAGCTAATTACTTTAGGTTTTACAGCCGCAGGCCGGTTTAATAAAACACCAGAGTTACAACAAGCTTTTGAAGACCTTAACAGCAGTATGGATTTTGGTGATTTTAATGATGAAGGTGATGAGATAGAAGACGAAGGCGAAGTAGAAGAAATTCCTGAAGAAGAAAGTAGTAATTAG